A genome region from Mycobacterium florentinum includes the following:
- the sufC gene encoding Fe-S cluster assembly ATPase SufC, giving the protein MTTLEVKDLHVSVSPANEAEAIGILKGVDLTVKSGETHALMGPNGSGKSTLSYAIAGHPKYEVTSGSITLDGTDVLAMSVDERARAGLFLAMQYPIEVPGVSMSNFLRTAAAAVRGEAPKLRHWVKEVKGAMDDLGIDPAFSERSVNEGFSGGEKKRHEILQLSLLKPKIAILDETDSGLDVDALRVVSEGVNRYAEAEHGGVLLITHYTRILRYIQPQFVHVFVGGRIVEAGGPELADELEEHGYERFTQSAATGA; this is encoded by the coding sequence ATGACCACGCTCGAAGTCAAGGATCTGCACGTCAGCGTCTCGCCCGCCAATGAGGCCGAGGCCATCGGAATCCTCAAAGGTGTTGATCTCACCGTGAAGTCGGGGGAGACGCACGCGCTGATGGGCCCGAACGGGTCCGGCAAGTCCACCCTGTCCTACGCGATCGCCGGGCACCCGAAATACGAGGTGACGTCCGGCTCGATCACGCTGGACGGCACCGACGTGCTGGCGATGAGCGTCGACGAACGGGCGCGGGCCGGCTTGTTCCTCGCCATGCAATACCCGATCGAGGTGCCCGGGGTGTCTATGTCGAACTTCCTGCGCACCGCCGCTGCGGCCGTGCGCGGTGAGGCACCGAAGCTGCGGCACTGGGTCAAGGAAGTCAAGGGCGCGATGGACGATCTCGGGATCGATCCGGCGTTCTCCGAACGCAGTGTGAACGAAGGCTTTTCCGGCGGTGAGAAGAAGCGCCACGAGATCCTGCAGCTGTCGCTGCTCAAGCCCAAGATCGCGATCCTCGACGAGACCGACTCCGGGCTGGACGTCGACGCGCTGCGGGTGGTCAGCGAGGGCGTGAACCGCTACGCCGAAGCCGAGCACGGCGGTGTCCTGCTGATCACCCACTACACCCGAATCCTGCGCTACATCCAGCCGCAGTTCGTGCACGTTTTCGTCGGCGGGCGCATCGTCGAGGCCGGCGGCCCCGAACTGGCCGACGAGCTCGAAGAGCATGGCTACGAGCGCTTCACACAATCGGCTGCCACGGGGGCGTAA
- a CDS encoding enoyl-CoA hydratase produces the protein MSLVLVEHSRPGVALITLNRPERMNSMAFDVMVPLKAALEEVTYDNSVRVVVLTGAGRGFSSGADHKSAGTVPNVDGLTRPTYALRSMELLDDVILALRRLHQPVIAAVNGAAIGGGLCLALAADIRVASTNAYFRAAGINNGLTASELGLSYLLPRAIGASRAFEIMLTGRDVTAEEAERIGLVSCQVPEGQLLDTCYAIAARIAAFSRPGIELTKRTLWSGLDAGSLEGHMQAEGLGQLFVRLLTANFEEAVTARAERRPPVFTDDK, from the coding sequence GTGAGTTTGGTACTCGTTGAACACTCGCGGCCCGGCGTCGCCCTGATAACCCTCAACCGGCCCGAGCGGATGAATTCCATGGCGTTCGATGTCATGGTGCCGTTGAAGGCGGCCCTGGAAGAGGTCACTTACGACAACTCCGTGCGGGTCGTGGTGCTGACCGGGGCGGGTCGGGGATTCTCCTCGGGCGCCGATCACAAGTCCGCGGGCACGGTGCCGAACGTTGACGGGCTGACCCGGCCGACGTACGCGCTGCGCTCGATGGAGCTGCTCGACGACGTCATCCTGGCGCTGCGGCGCCTGCATCAGCCGGTCATCGCCGCGGTCAACGGCGCCGCCATCGGCGGTGGGCTGTGCCTGGCGCTGGCCGCCGACATCCGGGTGGCCTCGACCAATGCCTATTTCCGGGCCGCGGGCATCAACAACGGGCTGACCGCCAGCGAACTGGGGCTGTCCTACCTGCTGCCCAGGGCCATCGGCGCGTCGCGGGCATTCGAGATCATGCTGACCGGTCGCGATGTCACCGCCGAGGAGGCCGAGCGCATCGGGCTGGTGTCCTGCCAGGTGCCCGAGGGCCAGCTGCTGGACACCTGCTACGCGATCGCCGCGCGGATCGCCGCGTTCTCGCGGCCCGGAATCGAATTGACCAAACGCACACTGTGGAGTGGACTGGACGCCGGTAGCCTGGAAGGGCACATGCAAGCCGAAGGCTTGGGACAGCTTTTCGTCCGTCTGCTCACCGCGAACTTCGAAGAAGCGGTTACCGCGCGTGCAGAGCGGCGGCCCCCGGTGTTCACCGACGACAAATAA
- a CDS encoding DUF5666 domain-containing protein, giving the protein MSVSSRLTRFALLAVTGVAAVSLAACGSSNTSSPGSSSPAASPSAPSTSPPATGQARVRGLIASVSGTTAEVTQEKGNAAVVFTPSTKVTEVTTATLSDVTSGSCVTVRPAHRESQPGQPLTAASVRVSPAVDGKCPPAAPGGAPKRAPVRGTVASIAGDTITVTSIDPSGAGSQTAVTVTDQTRYTKQGDANTQSIAQGKCMTAQGNQDGSGTLQATSIDLRPAHDGKCGGGHKPSGHRGLGG; this is encoded by the coding sequence ATGTCTGTCAGCTCTCGGCTCACCCGATTCGCGTTGCTCGCCGTCACCGGAGTCGCCGCGGTATCCCTCGCGGCATGTGGTTCGTCGAATACATCGAGCCCCGGTTCATCAAGTCCTGCGGCGTCACCGTCGGCGCCGTCCACCTCGCCACCGGCGACCGGCCAGGCCCGGGTGCGCGGCCTGATCGCATCGGTGTCGGGAACCACCGCCGAGGTCACGCAGGAAAAGGGCAATGCCGCCGTGGTTTTCACGCCGTCGACGAAGGTCACCGAGGTCACCACGGCCACGCTGAGTGACGTCACGTCCGGCAGTTGCGTTACCGTACGGCCCGCGCATCGGGAATCTCAGCCCGGCCAACCCCTCACCGCGGCGTCCGTGCGCGTGAGCCCCGCCGTCGACGGGAAATGCCCGCCGGCCGCACCCGGCGGCGCACCCAAACGAGCGCCCGTGCGAGGTACCGTCGCGTCCATCGCGGGTGACACGATCACCGTGACGAGCATCGATCCGAGCGGCGCCGGCTCGCAGACGGCCGTGACGGTTACCGATCAGACGCGATACACCAAGCAGGGCGACGCCAATACTCAATCCATCGCGCAGGGCAAATGCATGACGGCGCAAGGCAATCAGGACGGCAGCGGCACGCTACAGGCGACGAGCATCGACCTGCGACCGGCCCACGACGGCAAGTGCGGGGGCGGCCACAAGCCGTCGGGCCACCGCGGGCTCGGCGGCTGA
- a CDS encoding cysteine desulfurase, giving the protein MSASVTPLDLAAIRADFPILKRIMRSGNQLAYLDSGATSQRPLQVLDAEREFLLTSNGAVHRGAHQLMEEATDAYEQGRADIAAFVGADAQELIFTKNATESLNLVSYVLGDTRFEGAVGPGDVIVITELEHHANLVPWQELARRTGATLRWYGLTDDGRIDLDSLELDERVKVVAFSHHSNVTGAVAPVDDLVARAKAVGALTVLDACQSVPHQPVDFHALGVDFGAFSGHKMLGPNGIGVLYGRCELLEALPPFLTGGSMIETVTMEGTTYAAPPQRFEAGTPMTSQVVGLAAAARYLGALGMDAVEAHEHELVAAALDGLSGIDAVRIVGPTSMENRGSPVAFVVDGVHAHDVGQVLDDEGVAVRVGHHCALPLHRRFGVAATARASFAVYNTADEVERLVAGVRRAVEFFGGA; this is encoded by the coding sequence ATGTCGGCCTCCGTGACTCCACTGGATCTCGCGGCGATCCGTGCTGATTTCCCGATCCTGAAGCGCATCATGCGCAGCGGAAACCAGTTGGCGTACCTGGATTCCGGCGCGACGTCGCAGCGCCCGTTGCAGGTGCTCGACGCCGAACGGGAATTCCTGCTGACGTCCAACGGCGCGGTGCACCGCGGCGCGCACCAGTTGATGGAAGAGGCCACCGACGCCTACGAGCAGGGCCGGGCCGACATCGCGGCATTCGTCGGTGCCGACGCGCAAGAGCTGATCTTCACCAAGAACGCCACCGAATCGCTGAACCTGGTGTCCTATGTGCTGGGCGACACGCGATTCGAAGGCGCGGTCGGTCCGGGCGACGTCATCGTCATCACCGAGCTCGAACACCACGCCAACCTGGTTCCGTGGCAGGAACTGGCTCGGCGCACCGGGGCGACGTTGCGCTGGTACGGCCTGACCGACGACGGACGCATCGACCTGGACTCGCTGGAACTCGATGAGCGCGTCAAAGTGGTTGCCTTCAGCCATCACTCGAATGTGACCGGCGCGGTGGCCCCGGTGGACGACCTGGTCGCCCGGGCCAAGGCGGTGGGCGCGCTGACCGTGCTGGACGCCTGCCAGTCGGTGCCGCACCAGCCGGTCGATTTCCATGCCCTCGGCGTCGACTTCGGCGCCTTTTCCGGGCACAAAATGCTGGGCCCCAACGGAATCGGGGTGCTTTACGGCCGCTGTGAGTTGCTCGAGGCGCTGCCGCCGTTTCTCACCGGTGGTTCGATGATCGAGACGGTCACGATGGAAGGCACGACGTATGCGGCGCCCCCGCAGCGGTTCGAGGCCGGCACCCCGATGACCTCTCAGGTCGTCGGATTGGCCGCCGCCGCACGCTATCTCGGGGCCCTCGGCATGGACGCCGTCGAAGCCCACGAGCACGAGCTGGTGGCCGCGGCCCTCGATGGCCTGTCCGGTATCGACGCCGTGCGCATCGTCGGACCGACGTCGATGGAAAACCGTGGCTCCCCAGTCGCATTCGTCGTCGACGGTGTGCACGCGCATGACGTCGGGCAGGTGCTCGACGACGAGGGCGTCGCGGTGCGGGTCGGCCATCACTGCGCGCTGCCGCTGCACCGCCGGTTCGGTGTGGCCGCCACGGCGCGGGCGTCGTTCGCGGTGTACAACACCGCCGACGAGGTCGAACGGCTGGTGGCCGGGGTGCGCCGGGCCGTCGAATTCTTCGGTGGAGCGTGA
- a CDS encoding TetR/AcrR family transcriptional regulator: MPKVSEDHLAARRRQILDGARRCFAQHGYDRATVRRLEQSIGMSRGAIFHHFRDKDALFFALAHEDAERMADVASREGLIQVMRDMLAAPEQFDWLATRLEIARKLRNDPAFSRGWSERSAELAAATHDRLQRQKQAHRVRDDVPGDVLQCYLELVLDGLVARLASGEDPQRLSAVLDLVENSVRRNDSGPSGP; encoded by the coding sequence ATGCCAAAAGTCAGCGAGGACCATCTGGCGGCTCGCCGCCGCCAGATCCTGGACGGTGCGCGTCGTTGCTTCGCCCAACACGGCTACGACAGGGCCACCGTCCGGCGGCTGGAGCAGTCGATCGGGATGTCGCGCGGTGCGATCTTCCACCACTTCCGGGACAAGGACGCACTGTTTTTCGCGCTCGCGCACGAGGACGCCGAGCGGATGGCCGACGTCGCGTCCCGCGAGGGTCTCATCCAGGTGATGCGCGACATGCTTGCCGCGCCCGAGCAGTTCGACTGGTTGGCGACCCGGCTGGAGATCGCGCGCAAGCTGCGCAACGACCCCGCGTTCAGCCGCGGATGGTCGGAGCGTTCCGCGGAACTGGCAGCGGCGACACACGATCGACTGCAACGACAGAAGCAAGCACACCGGGTGCGCGACGACGTACCCGGTGACGTGTTGCAGTGCTACCTGGAACTGGTCCTGGACGGATTGGTGGCCCGACTGGCCTCCGGGGAAGATCCGCAGCGGCTGTCCGCCGTGCTCGACCTGGTCGAGAACTCGGTGCGCCGCAACGATTCTGGACCTTCTGGGCCGTAG
- the trxA gene encoding thioredoxin produces MTTQDLTAEQFNATIENNDIVLVDFWASWCGPCRQFGPTFQASSEKHPDIVHAKVDTEAEQQLAAAAQIRSIPTLMAFKKGKLLFNQPGALPPAALEDLVQQIRDFDVEAAQADQA; encoded by the coding sequence GTGACTACACAGGATCTCACTGCCGAGCAGTTCAACGCGACCATCGAGAACAACGACATCGTGCTGGTCGACTTCTGGGCTTCCTGGTGCGGGCCATGCCGCCAGTTCGGGCCGACTTTCCAGGCGTCGTCGGAGAAGCACCCCGACATCGTGCACGCCAAGGTCGACACCGAGGCCGAACAGCAGCTGGCCGCCGCTGCCCAGATTCGGTCCATCCCGACGCTGATGGCCTTCAAGAAGGGCAAACTGCTGTTCAACCAGCCGGGTGCGCTGCCGCCGGCGGCGCTGGAAGACCTGGTGCAGCAAATCAGGGACTTCGACGTCGAGGCGGCTCAGGCAGATCAAGCCTGA
- a CDS encoding acyl-CoA dehydrogenase — translation MGHYIANVRDLEFNIFEVLEVGAILGAGQYSELDADTVRTILSEAARLAEGPVAETFAFADRNPPVFDPNAHTISVAPELAKTVQAIKDAEWWRLGLAEDIGGMPAPPPLAWAVNEMIFCANPSASFFCLGPFMAQALYAEGDEEQKRWAAEGVERGWAATMVLTEPDAGSDVGAGRSKAIEQPDGTWHIEGVKRFISGGDVGDTADNVFHLVLARPEGAGPGTKGLSLFYVPNYLFDPDTFELGARNGVFVTGLEHKMGIKSSPTCELTFGATDVPAVGYLVGGVHNGIAQMFTVIEHARMTIGVKAAGTLSTGYLNALAYAKERVQGADLTQMTDKTAPRVTIMHHPDVRRSLMTQKAYAEGLRALYMYAAAHQDDALAQQVSGADHEMAHRVDDLLLPIVKGVSSERAYEILTESLQTLGGSGFLQDYPLEQYIRDSKIDSLYEGTTAIQALDFFFRKIVRDHGAALQFVTAQISRTIDDCDEALKSQAQAVQSALDEVTSMTGALTGYLMSATQQPTEIYKVGLGSVRYLLAVGDLLIGWRLLVQAGVAHAALADNPDEKDVAFYQGKIATSAFFAKNMLPKLTALRRVIESIDDDVMRISEDAF, via the coding sequence TTGGGTCACTACATCGCCAACGTCCGTGATCTCGAGTTCAACATCTTCGAAGTTCTCGAGGTGGGCGCGATTCTGGGCGCCGGGCAGTACAGCGAGCTGGACGCCGACACGGTGCGGACCATCTTGTCCGAAGCCGCCCGCCTGGCCGAAGGTCCGGTCGCCGAAACCTTCGCGTTCGCCGACCGCAATCCGCCGGTCTTCGATCCCAATGCGCACACGATCAGCGTCGCGCCCGAGTTGGCCAAGACCGTGCAGGCGATCAAGGACGCCGAGTGGTGGCGCCTCGGCCTGGCCGAGGACATCGGCGGCATGCCCGCGCCGCCGCCGCTGGCGTGGGCGGTCAATGAGATGATCTTCTGCGCCAATCCGTCCGCGAGCTTCTTTTGCCTGGGACCCTTTATGGCGCAAGCGCTTTACGCCGAGGGCGACGAGGAGCAGAAGCGTTGGGCGGCCGAGGGCGTCGAGCGCGGCTGGGCGGCGACGATGGTGCTCACCGAACCCGACGCGGGCTCCGACGTCGGTGCGGGCCGCAGCAAGGCCATCGAGCAACCGGACGGCACCTGGCACATCGAGGGCGTCAAGCGGTTCATCTCCGGCGGTGACGTCGGCGACACCGCCGACAACGTCTTTCATCTGGTGTTGGCCCGCCCGGAGGGTGCCGGCCCCGGCACCAAGGGGCTGAGCCTGTTCTACGTGCCCAATTACCTCTTCGACCCCGACACGTTCGAACTCGGCGCCCGCAACGGAGTTTTCGTCACGGGGCTGGAACACAAGATGGGCATCAAGTCCTCCCCCACCTGCGAGCTGACCTTCGGCGCCACGGACGTACCGGCCGTGGGCTATCTGGTCGGCGGCGTGCACAACGGGATCGCGCAGATGTTCACCGTGATCGAGCACGCCCGCATGACGATCGGCGTCAAGGCCGCCGGCACGCTTTCCACCGGCTACCTCAACGCACTTGCCTACGCCAAGGAGCGGGTGCAGGGTGCCGATCTGACCCAGATGACCGACAAGACCGCACCGCGGGTCACGATCATGCACCACCCCGACGTGCGCCGCAGCCTGATGACCCAGAAGGCCTACGCCGAAGGACTGCGGGCGCTCTACATGTATGCCGCGGCGCATCAGGATGATGCTCTCGCACAACAGGTTTCGGGCGCCGATCACGAGATGGCGCACCGCGTAGACGATCTGCTGCTGCCCATCGTCAAGGGCGTGAGCTCCGAGCGGGCCTACGAGATACTGACGGAGTCGTTGCAGACCCTCGGCGGCTCGGGCTTCCTGCAGGACTACCCGCTCGAGCAGTACATCCGCGATTCCAAGATCGATTCTCTCTACGAGGGCACCACCGCGATCCAGGCCCTGGACTTCTTCTTCCGCAAGATCGTTCGCGACCACGGCGCGGCACTGCAGTTCGTGACCGCCCAGATCAGCCGGACCATCGATGACTGCGACGAGGCGCTCAAATCGCAAGCACAGGCGGTCCAATCCGCCCTCGACGAGGTGACGTCGATGACGGGCGCGCTGACCGGATACCTGATGTCGGCAACTCAGCAACCCACCGAGATTTACAAGGTGGGGCTGGGATCGGTGCGCTACCTGCTCGCGGTCGGCGACCTGCTCATCGGCTGGCGACTGCTGGTACAGGCCGGGGTTGCGCACGCCGCGCTGGCCGACAACCCCGACGAGAAAGACGTGGCGTTCTACCAGGGCAAGATCGCGACGTCGGCGTTCTTCGCCAAGAACATGCTGCCGAAACTGACCGCGCTGCGCCGCGTCATCGAATCCATCGACGACGACGTCATGCGCATTTCCGAAGACGCGTTTTGA
- a CDS encoding ABC-F family ATP-binding cassette domain-containing protein: protein MITATDLEVRAGARILLSPDGPDLRIQPGDRIGLVGRNGAGKTTTLRILAGESEPYAGSLTRTGEIGYLPQDPKEGDLDVLARDRVLSARGLDVLLTDLEKQQALMAEVADDEARDRAIRRYGQLEERFVALGGYGAESEAGRICASLGLPERVMTQQLRTLSGGQRRRVELSRILFAASDTGAGSSTTLLLDEPTNHLDADSLGWLRDFLRSHTGGLVVISHNVDLLADVVNRVWFLDAVRGEVDVYNMTWQKYLDARATDEQRRRRERANAERKATALRSQAAKLGAKATKAVAAQNMLRRADRMMASLDEERVADRVARIKFPTPAACGRTPLVAKGLSKSYGSLEVFTGVDLAIDRGSRVVVLGLNGAGKTTLLRLLAGAETPDTGGLEPGHGLRMGYFAQEHDTIDNDATVWENIRHAAPESGEQDLRGLLGAFMFSGPQLDQPAGTLSGGEKTRLALAGLVASTANVLLLDEPTNNLDPASREQVLDALRSYQGAVVLVTHDPGAAEALDPQRVVLLPDGTEDYWSEDYRDLIELA, encoded by the coding sequence GTGATCACGGCTACGGACCTTGAGGTCCGCGCTGGCGCGCGCATCTTGCTCTCACCCGACGGCCCGGATCTCCGGATTCAGCCGGGCGACCGCATCGGGCTGGTCGGGCGCAACGGAGCGGGCAAGACCACGACGCTGCGCATCCTGGCCGGGGAAAGCGAACCGTATGCCGGGTCGCTCACCCGCACCGGCGAAATCGGTTACCTGCCACAGGATCCCAAAGAAGGCGATCTCGACGTGCTGGCCCGCGACCGGGTGCTGTCGGCTCGCGGACTCGACGTGCTGCTCACCGATCTGGAGAAGCAGCAGGCGTTGATGGCCGAGGTTGCCGACGATGAGGCGCGCGACCGCGCGATCCGTCGTTACGGGCAACTGGAGGAGCGGTTCGTCGCACTGGGTGGCTATGGCGCCGAAAGCGAAGCCGGCCGAATCTGCGCGAGTCTCGGTCTGCCGGAACGGGTCATGACGCAGCAACTGCGCACCCTGTCCGGTGGTCAGCGCCGCCGGGTGGAGCTGTCGCGAATCCTGTTCGCCGCCTCCGACACCGGTGCGGGATCGTCGACCACGCTGCTGCTCGACGAACCGACCAACCACCTGGATGCGGATTCGCTTGGCTGGCTGCGGGATTTCTTGCGGTCGCACACCGGCGGCCTGGTGGTCATCAGCCACAACGTCGACTTGCTCGCCGACGTCGTCAACCGGGTGTGGTTCCTGGACGCCGTGCGCGGCGAGGTCGACGTCTACAACATGACGTGGCAGAAGTATCTCGACGCGCGGGCCACGGACGAACAGCGGCGCCGGCGCGAACGCGCCAACGCCGAACGCAAGGCCACCGCATTGCGCTCGCAGGCGGCCAAACTTGGTGCGAAGGCCACCAAAGCCGTTGCGGCCCAGAACATGTTGCGCCGTGCCGATCGGATGATGGCCTCTCTCGACGAGGAACGCGTCGCCGACCGGGTGGCCCGGATCAAGTTTCCGACCCCGGCCGCGTGCGGGCGCACCCCGCTGGTGGCCAAGGGGCTGAGCAAGTCCTACGGATCGCTCGAGGTGTTCACCGGGGTCGACCTGGCGATCGACCGGGGCTCCCGGGTGGTGGTGCTGGGGCTCAACGGCGCGGGCAAGACGACGCTGCTGCGGCTGCTGGCCGGCGCCGAGACGCCCGACACCGGCGGGCTGGAGCCCGGACACGGTTTGCGGATGGGCTATTTCGCGCAGGAGCACGACACCATCGACAACGACGCGACCGTGTGGGAGAACATCCGGCACGCCGCACCCGAGTCGGGTGAGCAGGACCTGCGCGGCCTGCTGGGGGCATTCATGTTCAGCGGCCCGCAGCTCGATCAACCGGCCGGCACCCTGTCCGGTGGCGAGAAGACGCGGCTCGCGCTGGCCGGCCTGGTCGCATCCACGGCGAACGTCTTGCTGCTGGACGAACCGACGAACAATCTGGATCCCGCGTCGCGCGAACAGGTGCTCGACGCACTGCGCAGCTATCAAGGCGCGGTGGTGTTGGTGACCCACGATCCGGGTGCGGCAGAAGCCCTCGACCCGCAACGCGTCGTCCTGTTGCCCGACGGCACCGAGGACTATTGGTCCGAGGACTACCGGGATCTGATCGAGCTCGCCTGA
- a CDS encoding YihY/virulence factor BrkB family protein, with translation MVGWLDDLQRRNRGVSVTVAVIYKYLDDQGGYLAALITYYGFVSLFPMMLLLTTGLGVVLAGRPDLQEQVLHSTLSQFPVIGSQLHQPAGLSGGTVAVVVGILGALYGGLGVGQAVQNAMDSVWAVPKHKRPNPIRARVRSFLLLFVLGSAALAATVLSGIAQTTGELGVFGKIGITLTTVAINALICLVAFRVTTAKELTYRQVLPGAVAAAFIWQILQWFGAGYIQHTVKTASATNSIFALVLGLLAFLYLVSTTLVLCAEMNVVLVEQLYPRALLSAFSDDAELTPADRRIYANRAKAERVKRLERVIVRFNDVNRPVTP, from the coding sequence ATGGTCGGCTGGTTGGACGATTTGCAGCGACGCAACCGCGGCGTGAGTGTGACCGTTGCCGTCATTTACAAATACCTCGATGATCAGGGCGGCTATCTGGCCGCGCTGATCACCTACTACGGCTTCGTGTCGCTGTTCCCGATGATGCTGCTGTTGACCACCGGGCTGGGTGTGGTGCTCGCCGGTCGTCCCGATCTGCAAGAGCAGGTGCTGCACAGCACCCTGAGCCAGTTCCCGGTGATCGGCAGTCAGCTGCATCAGCCCGCGGGCCTCAGCGGCGGCACGGTCGCCGTCGTCGTCGGAATCCTCGGCGCGCTCTACGGTGGTCTGGGCGTCGGCCAAGCCGTGCAGAACGCGATGGACTCGGTGTGGGCCGTGCCGAAGCACAAGCGCCCCAACCCGATTCGGGCCCGGGTGCGCAGCTTCTTATTGCTGTTCGTGCTGGGTTCGGCGGCGCTTGCGGCCACCGTCCTGTCCGGGATCGCGCAGACGACCGGGGAGCTGGGCGTCTTCGGCAAGATCGGTATCACGCTGACGACGGTGGCGATCAACGCGCTGATCTGCCTGGTGGCATTTCGGGTGACCACCGCGAAGGAACTCACCTACCGGCAGGTGCTGCCGGGAGCCGTTGCGGCAGCGTTCATTTGGCAGATATTGCAGTGGTTCGGCGCCGGCTATATTCAGCACACCGTCAAAACCGCCAGTGCCACCAACAGCATTTTCGCGTTGGTGCTGGGTTTGCTTGCCTTCCTGTATCTGGTGTCGACGACGCTGGTGCTGTGCGCGGAGATGAACGTCGTCCTGGTCGAGCAGCTGTACCCGCGCGCACTGCTGAGCGCTTTCAGCGACGACGCCGAACTCACGCCGGCCGATCGCCGCATCTACGCCAACAGGGCGAAAGCCGAACGCGTCAAACGCCTCGAGCGCGTGATCGTGCGGTTCAACGACGTCAACAGACCGGTGACGCCGTAA
- a CDS encoding helix-turn-helix domain-containing protein: protein MPKSKEMRAELIDELRNAYEGGASIRTLVANTGRSYGSIHSMLRESGTPMRSRGGPNHTARHR, encoded by the coding sequence GTGCCAAAGTCGAAAGAGATGCGCGCCGAGTTGATTGACGAGCTGCGCAATGCGTACGAAGGCGGGGCGAGCATTCGGACGCTCGTTGCGAACACCGGCAGGTCCTATGGGTCGATTCATAGCATGCTGCGCGAGTCGGGTACCCCGATGCGCAGTCGCGGCGGCCCCAACCACACGGCTCGCCACCGCTAG
- a CDS encoding metal-sulfur cluster assembly factor, with protein sequence MSETTAPDEEFLADLEEAMRDVVDPELGINVVDLGLVYGLNVEQGDEGKVATIDMTLTSAACPLTDVIEDQSRSALVGSGLVNDLRINWVWNPPWGPDKITEDGREQLRALGFTV encoded by the coding sequence ATGAGCGAAACCACCGCACCCGACGAGGAATTTCTCGCCGACCTCGAAGAGGCGATGCGCGACGTCGTCGACCCCGAGCTGGGGATCAACGTCGTCGATCTGGGGTTGGTCTACGGCCTCAACGTCGAACAGGGCGACGAAGGAAAGGTCGCAACCATCGACATGACGCTGACGTCGGCGGCCTGTCCGCTGACCGATGTGATCGAAGACCAGTCCCGCAGCGCGCTGGTCGGCAGCGGGCTGGTCAACGACCTGCGGATCAACTGGGTGTGGAACCCGCCGTGGGGCCCGGACAAGATCACCGAGGACGGACGCGAACAGTTGCGCGCCCTCGGCTTCACCGTCTGA